In Gordonia phthalatica, one genomic interval encodes:
- a CDS encoding oxygenase MpaB family protein, whose protein sequence is MTAEAIDPPPSHAASRRTELDEQTVPDLDMIGLALLGGPANVIMQLAVPAVGYGVFESKVDSGNLFKVPIKRTRTTLAYLAVAAMGSAEDRRRYRQAVNRAHTRVRSDADSPVKYNAFDPKLQLWVAACLYRGWEDSQRFFGDPSRITEEAYRQGAVMGTTLQMAPEMWPATRADFQKYWTETVEGLEIDDTIRDYLLRIVRMDFMPRPVALAMGWFSETMTIGFLPEEFRDKMGIHPSPMQDRVFQAHNAIARRALRVLPRPLKQFPFNLLLADVRWRMRTGRPLV, encoded by the coding sequence ATGACCGCCGAAGCGATCGATCCGCCACCGAGTCACGCGGCATCGCGCCGCACCGAGCTCGACGAGCAGACGGTTCCCGATCTGGACATGATCGGACTGGCCCTCCTCGGCGGGCCGGCCAACGTGATCATGCAGCTCGCGGTGCCCGCGGTCGGCTACGGCGTCTTCGAGAGCAAGGTCGATTCCGGCAACCTGTTCAAGGTGCCGATCAAGCGCACCCGAACCACGCTCGCCTACCTCGCGGTGGCCGCGATGGGCAGCGCCGAGGACCGTCGCCGGTACCGGCAGGCCGTCAACAGGGCGCACACCCGCGTGCGGTCCGACGCCGACAGCCCGGTGAAGTACAACGCCTTCGACCCGAAACTCCAGCTCTGGGTGGCCGCATGCCTCTATCGCGGGTGGGAGGATTCGCAGCGCTTCTTCGGCGACCCGTCGAGGATCACCGAGGAGGCCTACCGCCAGGGCGCCGTCATGGGCACCACCCTGCAGATGGCCCCGGAGATGTGGCCGGCCACGCGCGCCGACTTCCAGAAGTACTGGACCGAGACGGTGGAGGGCCTCGAGATCGACGACACCATCCGCGACTATCTCCTGCGGATCGTGCGCATGGACTTCATGCCCAGACCCGTCGCGCTGGCGATGGGCTGGTTCTCGGAGACCATGACGATCGGCTTCCTGCCGGAGGAGTTCCGCGACAAGATGGGCATCCACCCGTCACCGATGCAGGATCGGGTCTTCCAGGCGCACAACGCGATCGCCCGTCGGGCGCTGCGGGTCCTCCCCCGCCCGCTCAAGCAGTTCCCGTTCAACCTGCTGCTGGCCGACGTCCGGTGGCGGATGCGGACGGGGCGCCCACTGGTCTGA
- a CDS encoding TetR/AcrR family transcriptional regulator gives MTNWRDYGASDLPVPLAAALDAFVEHGYHGTSVRDIAARAGLSVPGLYHHFPSKQSLLQGLLELTMQDLLRRSEEALIEAGDSPVDRFDAVVESLLRFHMYRREQAFVGSTELRSLDPEYHEVYIGHRIKQQRMVDDVVAAGVADGSFMTPAPKGAARAVATMCVGVSTWYRVDGPMSADELIKQNLEFARSIVDYRPR, from the coding sequence ATGACGAACTGGCGCGACTACGGCGCAAGCGACCTGCCGGTGCCGCTTGCCGCGGCGTTGGACGCCTTCGTCGAGCACGGGTACCACGGCACGTCGGTCCGCGACATCGCGGCGCGGGCGGGGCTCTCGGTCCCCGGGCTCTACCACCACTTCCCGTCCAAGCAGTCGCTCCTGCAGGGGCTGCTGGAACTGACGATGCAGGATCTCCTCCGCAGGTCGGAGGAGGCGTTGATCGAAGCGGGGGACAGTCCCGTCGACCGGTTCGACGCCGTCGTCGAATCGCTGCTGCGCTTTCACATGTACCGCCGCGAGCAGGCCTTCGTCGGCTCCACCGAACTCCGCAGCCTGGACCCCGAGTACCACGAGGTCTACATCGGGCACCGCATCAAGCAGCAGCGGATGGTCGACGACGTCGTCGCCGCGGGCGTGGCCGACGGCTCGTTCATGACCCCCGCCCCGAAAGGCGCGGCGCGCGCCGTCGCGACCATGTGCGTCGGTGTCTCCACCTGGTACCGGGTCGACGGCCCGATGAGTGCCGACGAGCTGATCAAGCAGAACCTGGAGTTCGCGCGGTCGATCGTCGACTACCGTCCCCGCTGA
- a CDS encoding TetR/AcrR family transcriptional regulator, with amino-acid sequence MSGVSNSDDAASLRAYGGESGDARVARRRTALIDAALDMLAEPEPGSVTVRGICARAALTPRYFYESFANADVLVAETYDLIIGQIAERALAGFDAGSSPRGKVVGAVEAIVDVIESDPRKGRVIFSDTLRSPVIAAKRAEMIALFTNLTFQSAPAVAKVSGGQETLAAAHFQVGGLGRVLASWTEGLIDLDRAELVGICVQMLLPESRTVDPSGPKLS; translated from the coding sequence ATGTCTGGTGTGAGCAACTCCGATGATGCGGCGAGCCTGCGCGCCTACGGCGGCGAGTCGGGCGACGCACGCGTGGCACGACGACGCACTGCGTTGATCGACGCCGCGCTCGACATGCTCGCCGAACCGGAGCCGGGCTCGGTGACCGTCCGCGGCATCTGCGCACGAGCCGCGCTGACCCCGAGGTACTTCTACGAGAGCTTCGCCAACGCCGACGTTCTGGTCGCCGAGACCTACGACCTGATCATCGGCCAGATCGCCGAGCGTGCTCTCGCCGGCTTCGACGCGGGATCCAGTCCGCGCGGCAAAGTCGTCGGCGCCGTCGAGGCGATCGTCGACGTGATCGAGAGCGACCCGCGCAAGGGGCGCGTCATCTTCTCCGACACGCTGCGCAGCCCGGTGATCGCCGCCAAGCGCGCCGAGATGATCGCCCTCTTCACCAATCTGACCTTCCAGAGCGCACCGGCGGTGGCCAAGGTCAGCGGTGGTCAGGAGACCCTCGCCGCAGCGCATTTTCAGGTCGGCGGCCTCGGTCGAGTGCTCGCATCGTGGACCGAAGGGCTGATCGATCTGGACCGCGCCGAACTGGTCGGCATCTGCGTTCAGATGCTTCTTCCCGAGAGTCGGACCGTCGATCCGTCGGGTCCGAAGCTAAGTTAG